The genomic window acattgttCTTAATGTTGAGACCGGGTGGGCGTCACCCCAAAAAAGGTGACAAATTTTGTTACGCCAGTGTTTATGACTTCTGCAATAAGAGCGATGTCTCGGGAGTATTTGTATTGCTTAacaatgtatacatttttctcAGCCACCCGAAATACCGCGCTGCTCTATACCAGAGGTTCCCAGCCCTGGCCTGCCAGCCATCACCAGCTGAGGAGACGGGTTCAGTGGCCTCTGCCGCAACCGCTTGCACCGAGGAGAAACCATCTGCTTAAATCGACGAACCTATTGCGACCACGGCTCGGAAACGACTCTGCCAacacgattttatttttatacggcTGTACAAAGTTCTCGACTTGAACACAGAACAGGGGTTCAAAATATTCAGGTCATCATTTCATTTGAATGCCTCAagtagaattttttttgtttctccTCCTAACTTGCATATTTCGGGGTCCACGTTTTGTGTTTGAGGTGAGACGTTGCACACTTTTGTTTCAACCTTCGCTTTTGGTCGGCGACATTTgagaaaaattacaaaaaaatgttatacgaCTTAAAAAGTGTCGCCAGACCACCCCCTTACCGCGAGACCGCTCCTATTAGACTCTAAAATGTGACGAACTTTCGATGAAAAACGCTTTGTAACTTggactaataaattatttacatgcaACGTGGTTTATGACCACATTATTCAGTTGTTTCACTTAccctattaattttaaaataaatataaaaatatttggtgtATAAACACGccaatgttaaaaatatttatttatttatttatttattttttccattaaattttcctatctttacagttaaaactaatgcgatagaaaTCCATTATACtacccacaccaactaacctacatacaaacattaaaaaattaaactaaaattcctaaaccttataactaacaatatagcaagcaactcttgtgaactcagccagcgtacaaacaaataggtccacctcaatggaaattttgttaatgatctgtattgctcgcgtgagtggcgctttgctaaccaagttggaatgtgcgcgcggtacatccaaaagcTTGGACGTAAGCCTCAGGTTTCTACTTGGTACCCGTAGACCCagtctctccattatatccgGATTATGCACCCGAcccgtaagtattttaaatatataaacggtCACAGCTACCTCTCTTCTGAGGCGTAGCTGGTCATACCCCACCATACCCAGAACAAACAGGGTCGGGTACATAAGCGGATACAAGGGATACACTCCATACAGTCTCTTGTAGAGGTAgcgagtgaatttattttgtactcgctCTAACATGAGACTGTATTTAGCCTCATATGGGGCCCACACCATTGCGTTGCACTCCAAGTGACTTCTCACTAGCGCGttgtataagattttgatCGCACCGATGTTTTCAAGGCCACAAGCTGTTCTTAATACGAACCCCAGATTTCTGTACGCCTTTTTGCATACCATCTCTACATGTCGCGCGAAACCAAGATTCGTATCAAAATAAACTCCCAAATCCTTGACCTCTGAGACTTGCGCCAAGGTTAGCCCACTAATGGTATAATTGTACCGAGTGATTAACCGTGCCCTTGAAAAAGATATCACTTTAcattttgccaaattaaactCCAATCTATTTCTCCTGCTCCAGTTAACCACTCGATCAATGTCTTCCTGCAGCCGAATGCAGTCATCTATACTCTCTATAGGCATGTACAGTTTGAGATCATCAGCGAAGAGCAAGCACTTTGCATTCTTGACAACTTTCGGTAGGTCATTCAGCATTATCAGAAATTCTAACGGTCCCAAATTGCTGCCTTGTGTCACGCCTGATCTCGTAAAGTAGGCCTCTGACCTACACCCCGCGTAATCCACGTATTGCGTTCGATCTTCCATAGAACTGGccataaagtttaataagtgTGGAGTGAATCCTATATGTGCAAACTTCTGCAAAAGCACGTCATTATCGACCAGGTCGAACGCTTTTTTGATATCAAAATAAGCAGCGTCTACCTGTTTTCCACTGTCCAcagcaatatatatatacaaagtaCAGAACAGCAAAAGCTATCTAGCTACTTCGATAgactagattaaaaaaaaatttttttaaacgtctaaagaaaataatataatataataaaaataagtattaataataacaataaaaaatataaatgattaaattgtaaaaagttaacaaattaaaaaacattttggcCATTTATTATATGGGATGTTCAatcttgttataaattacaacccatttttatattttttaacggctttattttacacagtaattaatttatattcttatagaaacgctcaaggaaaaataaatataagtattcaATAGTCATAAACGTCTGTcctgagtgacgtctgttttcttcttttcttataGTCCCGTATTTATGTggccacatacatcaaaatcttatagaaTATAGTACacaatatagtatgtacatttttcgTGTGTATCTAAGACAcgctacaaatatttatacaaaacaaatggcTAATaacgtataaaattaataaataaaccagtttactttttgacattctcTATAATATCTCTGTCTTTTTATAGCtgtcaaaaaatttaacaatctAACATTCTCAttctttaaaagaatttttatttcatgccaataatttaaaaccaaatatatccaaataaatattagtcctttgtttttttattaaccctAACAATCTAGTAGCTATATACcaacatatggaacattttgtttcccataaagattttttgcttttccgccttataagaaattaacaagaatttttaaatatattttcattttttcctCCTTAAAAActgatatattataactacGCAAACAATATTtcgtaatttatacaaaagtttTCGCAAAACAGCagctaaaagtatttaataagtaacgTCGTTTAAAAAGGCGTATTAGAGACGAAAAATGTTTAAGGTAATTTTGCTTTAACAAATAGGTAATGCTAAAGAAAACGCATCATTTGTCCTTCATTTTACATAAACTAATTTGGACCACAACTCAGCGAAAAAGCAAAGCATTTTTACAAACAATCcaggtctggatatccataaATCTTCTCCTcacacttttaaattaattttccattagcttttttgtaattgcttatgaaaattaaaatacataaaaaattgtattttatttttcttgtacaAACATTCGCGTCCTTGTttctcttataaataaataaataagaaaatatcatacaaatattggtAGTTTTGCCCGCAAATTGAAGTAAtgttttgtcttttgtttatacTACAAGAGGAATAAGGACCAAACATTCCAACCGTTTCAATGAAATCAAGTGTCGCCATGTGATAAGCGTTGCCTAGCAACCAAACCAATAAACAATTCCTGATCAACGGAATACTAAAgcgaaaatgtaatatttaagtaataatgatatattGTAAGCGTAAATAgtgttttatgaattataatgGCCTGCAAAGCCTCTTTCGCTTTGTACCATAACTTTCCCAAACTTGCTGAAGAAGCTGGTTTTGCATTCAACACACATCGTCCAAGAGTGCATATAGAATGGAATAAAATACGtaagttttagattttatacaatataacaataaaatgttattcatgacacaaatatgtatgtgacaaaattatataacgcTAATCcattagattatattattcattcatggtgcatgtttaaaacaacttttttaataattattatgatctGTATGTGTAACgaactaaaaaaaaagaatcgaTATCGCATATCATTTctactgaaatttaaattaccaattaataataaactcttGCAAAAACCGGTCATTATATGTAGTTACAAAAAGGTAAAATcaagctgcaaccattacaccatgttccatatgacatcttgagtaataaagaataataaaataaattaaaaacaaagatttgtcctctatcatcCTCAGCagaaggcatggtgaaataggagcacgaaCTTACATACTCACTGACACTGAATGCtttggtttaattaaatagtatctTGACCCACGTTGTGTATTTTCAGGTCTACTTGATGTAGATAGTCTGATACGAgagaaaaagtttatattaattgagcAACATATCAATGATGTAAGTAAACTCTTGAATCTTTTTATTTGGAATCTAACTCTCAGGGTTAGATTCCAAATAAATTCCAAGTATAGCGCGTTTGACTATAGATTTACGTATGTTTAAATTCCAAAAGTCCCCACGATTTTGAAATACACTGcattatacatatgtttttttatttatttatttataatatattgtattagctCGCTTGAGAGCAGTGTTGACCTAGAGGCTTTTGTGCGACTCACATCTCAGATCCTCGACTGTgaaccaatgaactttctgtctatgtgcgcatttaacatttgctcgaacggtgaaagaatcATCACATCACTAATCAAACAAGGAAcaggcttgccttagactcaaaaagtcgacggcttgtgtcaggcacaagaaGATCACCTTCTTGACTTTTAGATCAGGAAACAGATACAggaatctgaggcctagacctaaaaaggttgtagggctacggatttttatttttttcggtGTATTGTTATTCTTGAAAAGTTTTTGGATATCAAATTCTGGTGTGCTCAACTGCGCATGATATAAAGAAGTTTCTTTCAGATATTAGATTGTGTTCTGGAATCGGAATTCGATGTAAGGATCCTGGATGACGGGGTCGTCAAGATATTTCGTCTGGCACAACTTGCCGTGGAGTATCAGCAGTTCTGCCGTCATTACCTCGATAGAAGTGTGTATGTGTTGCGAGAAGAAATAACGGCACTCGCTAAGGTAGGCTCATACATTTTTCAGAAAGCTCCAGATGCTACTGAACACGACGCTGAAACATGCGAAGGTGTTTTTGAAAACTACATTAATTCCtattcaaaaaatttttttgaataatccCCAGCAAAAAAAAAGTCATAAACAACGTTCAGTCAAGCCCTATTACggaaaattgttaaaaagatgaatgttttttaatataagatagtttttttacttactcGTTAATTACGTTACAATGAACTAGTTGTTAAactaattagtttaattaaataagcagAAACTggaactttatttaaataacagcCAATAGGTTGCCAAGTAATATCATCGATCGAAGTCATTTGCTTAGCTGTCATTTCATTAGCTGTTATCTCTCTCTGATATCTTTTGGGCTACTGGTAAAACGGCGCTGAtcagttaaaaggctaggcgGTTGATTGAACGGCTGATTTgactagttggctgcgacatgtCTATtgcaatataatacatacgCAACTTTTCTTACATAGCATACAAGTCTATACGAATACAGCTTAGACTACTTTGTGACACCAATAAAATGTGTACGGAAATGATCATGTTATTAAGCTTGAACTAATGACACTaccaatattgttattaaaatagtaatttttcgTTTGGAATATAACTTCTGTTTCAATATGATTAGTGGTAAATGTATCTTCTTTGCAGGAATTAGACAACTATAAACGAAATTTAAGAGACAAAGAAGATGACATGCGACGCCTTCGAAAACGCCATTTTGTACGAACTCCTTTACCAGTCAATAACGAGAATATAGCTACAATGATTCTTAATAGTCTAAAGAATCAATCGAATATATTTTCTACTCACACAGACGCGCACCACAAGTGTGTGTATTGTGataaagtgtttttaaatcaactttACCTGAAAAGCCATGTATCAAGACGTCACCCGAATGCAACGGAAATACCAGAGAGAGATACAGATAACCCACAAATACCAGACGAAAGTAAACTTCAATCggaaatagataatttaaaaagtaaattacatGAAATGGAAACTATGTTATTACAGAAAGTGACAGAACCCGAACAAAAACCAATTGAAACGAAAAAAGAAGAGAAACAAATGAAAGATGCTGAAGTTCTGACAAATATTGATGTTGAGAATAAAATAGAAGATTATAGAAAGCAGGAATTTGATAAATATGACAaagaattaagtttattaagagCGCAAATATCACAATTAATGGACGCAGGGAAGAAAAATGAAAACACAAAAGTTGATAATGATAATAAGCTTATTGAAAAACTGCATTTGACAATCAAACAGCAAGGCGAAGAGCTGGTGTCGCTTAGACAGGAGCTGATAaattctgtaattattttaatattcatttaatgttttaaagaaacaGGGTGTGACTCGAGAGTCGAGAGTTATATATGGCTGAACATATAGAAATGTGTATCTGAGCGATGTAATAGAAACGATCATCTTGTATTAATCACGAGGTTATTTTTCCAGTGAAATAATGTCAATATTTCTTTACTGCCATcaggtttatattaaaacgttatatctaatacaattttacatgTGTATATAGCCGTATGAGCcgtatcaatttaaaattcaatcacCATCACTTTGATAGCTGGAAGTCCATTTTAcgaggcattttcttttgcgaactaacgaactgtggaatcgactccctCCAACtcctccaactattcaaagtTAGAGTGTACTCCTctctcaaaggccggcaacgcacctacTGAAAATGGATgtccattatattatatataaaaataatgcgaGTTATTTtgataagttaaaattaaaaatattttattcaaatacgcTTTCAATTTCCCacttactgccagttctcaaatcaaggccgtagaacggaagctaagaactggcaataaactgtccgccactctttttagtcgccaagttttatgttttacacagcgtttgtaaggagctgcagccattacaccatgttcatTCACATGGCATctgaagtaattaataattataaaataaattaaaaataaaaatgaaggaACAACATGCAAATACTTTGAAATAGCTAACATTGTGTATCAATAAAACACCTACTCCTATTACAGAAACAGACAAATGATTACATGGAAAATGAAAGAAAGAAGGATATAGAATTGAAAATGGCCAATTGGGCTAAAAAACTAGACGCTCAATCGAGGGAATGCCAAACGTtggtacaaaaattaaatgaaacggCCAAAGAAGTACACGAATACAAAGTTCTTGCTAAAGCAGAAAGAGAGAGAGCTTCACAACTAGAggaactattaaataaacagcaacttattaaaactaacaatttaATGGAGGACAGCCcagtaagtaaaatttattcctGCATATCGTACCACCTCAATGTTGATCGTCTTTTTCTTATTCTTTCACTTTTCGCTATGACTATGTGGGGTCAGTTGcacattgaagtatttccgaactcgAAGATAGCGGTCTGCGTTGCAATCCTTCTGGTGGGCGTCCATCAGTTAAGCTCGTTGACTCTCCTTGGTACCCTGTTTAACAAAATAGCAtaacaaaagatttttatcaatCTTGGGTTTAAGTGGGAAAATAGATAGAgacatctatttttttaatatacggTAATTATTGCTTTAGAATTTGGAACagtataacatatatacatcaaatataacaaaattaattaatttgtttcctTAAATATGATTTCCTATCTAGCCTACCTTCAGCAGCTATAACACCAACATTtgaaacattttgctatgctacacCATACTGTTCGATTTTCTGGCAAAAATActagttttttaagtttttacagaaaattttAGAAAGATATCTCCCTGTTATGTTTGTTCCTATAATTTGTTCAGTGGAACTGTCATAGTCATACATTGAACAGTCAGTTAGGGCATATAATACCGTCTCTTAGGAATATTGCTACAAGGACAGGCAGCATTTTGGTTAAATGTAAATCTGTCTTACTCTTCCTCTGACATCCAAAGGAATGTTCAATTTAACGCGTcagaatttatgaaaaattctGACgagttaattttcattttcataagTCAGACATCTTTTGAATAATAGCAGTAATATAGTTTGgatttttcattttacctcttagaaaaataaagaaaataaactctTACTTTTTAGGTTAAGCAGATTAACAATGAGAAAGAGAAAGTGAAGTCAAAGAAAATCAAGCCAACACCCGATCGAGTCATGCTAGAAAAATTGCAGAAGCAAGCACAGGATCTACTCAATATTGTACAAAGCAGTACAGATTCAAGTGATGCAAACGATAGTTTACCCAAACAAATTAACAGCAAAGTTAAAGATCTGAAAGATAAACCAACTGATAGTCCTATTACGAATCATTACCAAAAGAAATCAGCAGACAAAAAAGCAGCGAGCAAAATGcgtgttaaaattttaaatgggaaaagtaaaaaaacaaaaatagggaAGGAAAATGGAGTGGTCACACTGCCtgttaggtatttattttatcatttattagtTCTTGGTAACTGTAAACTTAAGGCACAAAATGTTGTTAAGCCAATACTAAATATTGTGGAGGAAGGATGTTTTGAGTCTCTTCCAACATCAAGGATCCCACTACAgcatataaagcgcaaattcggccccacatggagtactgtttccacctttgggcgggtgctccccagtaccagcttcttccacttgaccgtattcaacggagagcggttcgaatcgttgacgaccaaaatctctccaagcggcttgatcctttggcgttgcgtagagatgtagggtctctctgcatcttctaccgcattaaccatggagagtgttcagaggagttgttcggattaatacctgcagctgagtttcatcatcggacgtcgaggcagaatacgaaattccacccgtatcacctcgacgtccgccgttccacaactgcgcgtttttccaggcagtttttgccgcgcaccaccactctgtggaaccagctgccaactgaagtatttccgaaccaattcgacttagggtccttcaagaaaagagcgtcccaatttttaaaaggccggcaacgcactcgcgagccctctggcattgagggtgtccatgggcggcggtatcacttaacatcaggtgagcctcctgcccgtttgccccctgttctatataaaaaaaaaaacagcagtTTAAGCACAGACTAGGCTAAAGGGAGATGTTGTCTTTAACgggaaatattttgttagcgTGTTTAAAAGACCATCATCGCAGTGATTGTAGATGTCTATATGATCGGATGTTGAGGCAAAATCCGAAATTTTACCGTATTACCTCGAgctccgtcgttccacaactgagcgttttttaaggcagttttttccGCATTGTGGAATCAGCTGCCGACTGGAGTGTTTCCGTACCGATTACACTTTCTTCGAGAAAAGTGCGTACTAATTATAAAAGCCAGCAACGCTCTCGATCTCACTGgcattgtgagtgtccatgggcggtatcaatTAATATCGGGTGAGCCTGCTCTGTTTGCCGCCTGTTCGAATTTACACCCTCTGGGATGAGAGTCACAGGCTAAAGCCACTTCTGCtacttatgtataataaatctttaaaaaaatataatatgattgtGTGTTTGGGTCATTTAACTAAATtgggtatttttaatatcgctTTAATTCTGTCTCGTATACGAAATCAGTTTGGATTAGATacctacattttatatttattttagtccAGTAAAAGTTGTACGAGCTAAAATAACAGAAGAAGTGAACCAACGATTGGTACAACTTGGAGTCGATCCTCTTAAAAATAGACTTCCGAGAAACGCATTTCAAAAGCAAAGGACAATGTTGCAAGAGCAACAGGAAATAAAAACGAAGGTtggttaaacatttttataagtgGCTATGGGACGGGAGGCAAATGAGATTGTAAGATCACTAACTTTAAACTGCtcattattatctttatatttctatattaacgaagtaaataatgttagtaaagtatattcaaaaacaaaactataacTTAAGTTTATGAAAAAGGAATGCATCTATACGTCTTTTTGCCGATACTCTTATAGAAATATCTCCGATACCGATACCGATATCAACgcaaatacaaacaaacaaacgcaacgcaataaaattaaattaaggtcggtttttagttattagtataaaaatataatcacgaTCTTTGAAGAAGATGCAacgtttagtttttaaaactcAGAATTtggagttataaaatatataactaactGCTTAACCTTTCTGGTTTTGCTGTTGTATCATATATTATCTGCTTGTCATGTTTATTGTAAGACAAGTGTGCCTCAAAGTGCGACCATCAggcctgaggtcgtaggttcaaaacccgtgtgtataaataaactttgtcTCGTTCGATTTTGGTTGAAGGAAagcatcgcgaggaaaccgacagCCTTGGACCCAAAAAAGTTAAGGCTATGTCAGAAACCGAAGGCTGATCAtactttctttattattttatttaaaaaaaatatagattttttcttattatttatttattgcagaaatctgaggcccttaattaaatttattccccattaaaaaaaacttttttaccggatttaagcta from Pieris rapae chromosome 23, ilPieRapa1.1, whole genome shotgun sequence includes these protein-coding regions:
- the LOC110999423 gene encoding zinc finger protein Dzip1, producing MACKASFALYHNFPKLAEEAGFAFNTHRPRVHIEWNKIRLLDVDSLIREKKFILIEQHINDILDCVLESEFDVRILDDGVVKIFRLAQLAVEYQQFCRHYLDRSVYVLREEITALAKELDNYKRNLRDKEDDMRRLRKRHFVRTPLPVNNENIATMILNSLKNQSNIFSTHTDAHHKCVYCDKVFLNQLYLKSHVSRRHPNATEIPERDTDNPQIPDESKLQSEIDNLKSKLHEMETMLLQKVTEPEQKPIETKKEEKQMKDAEVLTNIDVENKIEDYRKQEFDKYDKELSLLRAQISQLMDAGKKNENTKVDNDNKLIEKLHLTIKQQGEELVSLRQELINSKQTNDYMENERKKDIELKMANWAKKLDAQSRECQTLVQKLNETAKEVHEYKVLAKAERERASQLEELLNKQQLIKTNNLMEDSPVKQINNEKEKVKSKKIKPTPDRVMLEKLQKQAQDLLNIVQSSTDSSDANDSLPKQINSKVKDLKDKPTDSPITNHYQKKSADKKAASKMRVKILNGKSKKTKIGKENGVVTLPVSPVKVVRAKITEEVNQRLVQLGVDPLKNRLPRNAFQKQRTMLQEQQEIKTKKFPTREKIYHSILTHLDTNTSQEGLNQQEDLEKASPSKTKTFSLASVISNVKTKALSLVKPNDAINKKKNYPVTERAMALLKTSPSSMQSSPRNIQEIKSPIRYGTQKITKENKMKHVEEDSESESSDDSETDNGPRQYCKKITDDTIIHQSPQSTPKKADKRNSEIISAKKPESNQSKYINNDLTSDDIESIEDIVSPRKAFSEENLIKQTKGVLRNASSTSSLNKKKVLFDMDAIQMKSISASPSLSIAEKSDNENYTLGIINLDADEWDPSSNENENQINPTIQVTTRTTPRIAELKQVIESQMARRVQTPSTVLAGSVNILPSPVPMARTSLGGSNTSLGSSILDESDNLSITNKNMTNKIKKDDSEIDLSELLGDDKSDNKF